tccttccacattctgagcaggtgaatggcctctccccagtgtgaactcactgatgtttctgtaggctggataactgagagaatcccttcccacattctgagcaggtgaacggcttctccccagtgtgaactcgcttatgtctctgtagggtggatgacacagtgaatcccttcccacattctgagcaggtgaacggcctctccccagtgtgaactgactggtgactctgtagggtggatgactgagtgaatcccttcccacagactgaacaggtgaatggcctctccccggtgtgaactcgctggtgactccgtaggtgggatgactgagtgaatcccttcccacagactgagcaggtgaatggcttctccccagtgtgaactcgctggtgactcagtaggttggatgactgagtgaatctcttcccacattctgagcaggtgaacggcttctccccagtgtgaagtcgctgatgtctctgtaggctggataaattagtgaatcccttcccacagactgagcaggtgtacggcttctccccagtgtgaactcgctgatgtaccagtagggtagatgacagagtgaaccctttcccacagactgagcaggtgaacggcctctccccagtgtgaactcgctgatgtatcagtagggtagatgacagagtgaatcctttcccacattctgagcaggtgaacagcctctccccagtgtgaactcgctgatgattctgcagGGTGGAAgactcagtgaatctcctcccacagactgagcaggtgaacggcttctccccagtgtgaactcgctgatgtttctgtaggctggataaccaagtgaatcccttcccacattctgagcaggtgaacggcttcttcccagtgtgaactcgatgatgtctctgcaggtgggataactgaatgaatcccttcccacagactgagcagttaaatggcctctccccagtgtggactcgctgatgtatctgtaggtgggatgactgagtgaatcctttcccacagactgagcaggtgaatggcctctccccagtgtgaactcgctgatgattctgcagGGTGGAAgactcagtgaatctcctcccacagactgagcaggtgaacggcttctccccagtgtgaactctctgatgtttctgtaggctgaataaccaagtgaatcccttcccacattctgagcaggtgaacggcttctccccagtgtgaactcgatgatgtctctgcaggtgggataactgaatgaatccctttccacagactgagcagttaaatggcctctccccagtgtgaactcgctgatgtatctgtaggtgggatgactgagtgaatcctttcccacagactgagcaggtgaatggcctctccccagtgtgaactcgctgatgtaccagtagggtagatgtctgtgtaaatcctttcccacagactgagcaggtgaacggcttctccccggtgtgaacacgctggtgtgccattagaacagatgactaagtgaatcctttcccagaaactcagcagttgaccagcctctgcccagtgtgaactgattggtgtgttcacaggtgggatgaccgactgaaccccttctcacacacagaacaggtgaatggccttgcccagtgtgaacttgctgatgtactttCAATTGTGATAatcgagtgaatccattcccactgtctgagcgggtgaaaggcctttctcctgtgtaaattacaggcgtgccagttggtcaaatgtccgagtgaatccctctccacagtccgagcagaaagggtgGTCAATTgcatcccttgctccactttttaaacatctagacagagacaacaaaactgatgtgccgtgtttgagcttcctggcgacaaattccttctcatttttaacctgtaaaaagatttaacaaaatccatcaatgggtttagtgCAACATTTcaaatgagattacttgagttgccaaggtttgatctggtatcacactgttacggTGAAGTTCAAcgaaagttggacagagaaatcaacttctgactgggcagagtgctggtatctggaatgaccatcaattccctgatgctcttcctgtttctataagaatcgggcatttctgccatctccaatctgtgacctggctcagtttgactctctccattggtattattccctgttcccactgagctccatgggtgcctggccccacagtaactgaaacactctcacacaaatagtttttcttgacttgcagctgggatcttctttgatgtattattaacttaaagtgccacagttttaatgccacataaaaattcctgctgaaatgactggttggttcacacagctgtcaaaaggggttagagtgaatttttgtattatttcaggttcttgtcataatcatagaaaatttcaacatagaaacaggccctttgggccatccagtttgtgctgaactatttaaacagcccactcccatacccctaccatccaggtaccaacacaaaactcttaaatgttgaaattgagctcgcatgcaccacttgtgctggctgctcattccacagccgaatgaccgtctgtgtgaagaagattcccctcatgttccccttaatatttcacctttcacctttaacacatggtctctggttgttgtcccacccaatcttcatggaacaagccagcttgcattaacactatctgtgcctctctatcacaatcaaatctcccctcgatcttctgcattccaaggaataaagtccggatttgttcaatatttctttattatccaagtcctccagacatggcaacatccttgtgaattttctctgaaatctatGAACTTcttttacaactttcctgtaggtaggtgaccaaaactgtacacaatactccaaattaggcctcatcaatgtcttctagaagtcaacataatatccatctattgttatcagtaacttggttcatgaagggcaatgggctGAAATCAATCTTTctatccctatctacctgtgataccactttcagtgaattaaggtcttgtattcccaggtccctttcttctacaacactcctctgtgcctgaccagtcactgtgaaagacctcccttggtaggtcagaccaaagtgcaacaactcatactggactgcattaaattccattttccatttctaaaaccattttcccacctggtccagattgcactgcaagccatgatagtcttcttgcACTCCACTGAACCCCCTGTCTtattgtcatccacaaatttgctgattcagttaaccacacgatcatccagattactgatatagactgacaaacaacaacagatccagtactgatccctgtggcagccactagacacaggcctccagccagagcggaaaccacactctggcttctcccaaagacagtgtctcatccagttTACTGTTTAATCTCGAATGCTGAGTgaccgaaccttcttgaccaacctcccatatgagactttgtcaagtgccttgctgaagtccatggagacaacatccactgccttgccttcatccacttccctgataacttccttgagagactctataagattggcgagagccatgctgcctatcctttaccagtccacacctatccaaatacttacagtatatacctggttcctgcacacattccaataactttc
The nucleotide sequence above comes from Hypanus sabinus isolate sHypSab1 unplaced genomic scaffold, sHypSab1.hap1 scaffold_1219, whole genome shotgun sequence. Encoded proteins:
- the LOC132386577 gene encoding zinc finger protein 229-like; amino-acid sequence: MAHQRVHTGEKPFTCSVCGKGFTQTSTLLVHQRVHTGERPFTCSVCGKGFTQSSHLQIHQRVHTGERPFNCSVCGKGFIQLSHLQRHHRVHTGEKPFTCSECGKGFTWLFSLQKHQRVHTGEKPFTCSVCGRRFTESSTLQNHQRVHTGERPFTCSVCGKGFTQSSHLQIHQRVHTGERPFNCSVCGKGFIQLSHLQRHHRVHTGKKPFTCSECGKGFTWLSSLQKHQRVHTGEKPFTCSVCGRRFTESSTLQNHQRVHTGERLFTCSECGKGFTLSSTLLIHQRVHTGERPFTCSVCGKGFTLSSTLLVHQRVHTGEKPYTCSVCGKGFTNLSSLQRHQRLHTGEKPFTCSECGKRFTQSSNLLSHQRVHTGEKPFTCSVCGKGFTQSSHLRSHQRVHTGERPFTCSVCGKGFTQSSTLQSHQSVHTGERPFTCSECGKGFTVSSTLQRHKRVHTGEKPFTCSECGKGFSQLSSLQKHQ